From the genome of Thermogutta terrifontis, one region includes:
- a CDS encoding OmpA family protein, with product MTWRSVATVFAEGDSPQCKNERWLSPPALGLIVGLAGMGLFLAGCASNPATAAAQAQSAQQQAALNRQIEEYQTRITALDRDNQQLQGLLAQAQQKNKLLEDQLALLRKQLSDASSQIARLQQEKEEKEKQVQTLTASLQRSGTVTIQPNNSLLQTLPAVNIPGVQVRRDGDVIRVELPADQLFESGAFQFRPGAVQMISSVAAEIARLYPEQMIGVEAFTDNGPLPPGPWKNHTQMSVSWAAAVHDVLVNQSNLKPEQLVVVGHGASSPLMSNGTPAGRQRNRRVELVIYPEKYRAAAG from the coding sequence TTGACCTGGCGGAGTGTGGCGACGGTGTTCGCGGAGGGAGATTCGCCCCAATGTAAGAACGAGCGATGGCTGAGTCCCCCTGCACTCGGGCTGATTGTGGGCCTGGCAGGGATGGGGCTATTTCTGGCCGGGTGCGCGAGCAATCCCGCAACGGCTGCGGCCCAGGCGCAATCGGCCCAGCAGCAGGCCGCTCTCAATCGACAGATCGAAGAATATCAGACACGGATCACGGCACTGGACCGCGATAATCAGCAGCTTCAGGGATTGTTGGCCCAGGCCCAGCAGAAAAACAAACTCCTCGAAGATCAGCTCGCACTGCTCCGCAAGCAATTGAGCGATGCCAGCAGCCAGATCGCCCGCCTGCAACAGGAAAAGGAAGAGAAAGAAAAGCAGGTTCAAACGCTCACGGCGTCACTCCAGCGGTCGGGGACTGTGACCATCCAGCCCAACAATAGCCTGCTCCAAACACTCCCCGCTGTCAACATCCCAGGCGTTCAGGTGCGGAGGGATGGCGACGTCATTCGCGTGGAACTTCCCGCCGATCAACTCTTTGAAAGCGGCGCGTTTCAATTTCGACCGGGCGCGGTGCAGATGATCAGTTCCGTGGCGGCAGAAATCGCCCGACTCTATCCCGAACAGATGATCGGTGTGGAAGCCTTTACCGACAACGGTCCCTTGCCGCCTGGACCGTGGAAAAACCATACCCAGATGTCCGTCTCCTGGGCGGCGGCCGTCCATGATGTTTTGGTCAACCAAAGTAACCTCAAGCCGGAACAGCTCGTCGTGGTGGGGCATGGGGCCAGTTCACCCCTCATGTCCAATGGAACGCCCGCGGGACGGCAACGAAACCGTCGGGTGGAACTTGTCATTTATCCTGAAAAATACCGTGCCGCAGCGGGATGA
- the speB gene encoding agmatinase, whose translation MIPHELCQPNLNFLGLPEELANPATAKVWILPIPYEATTTYGAGTRNGPLAILMASRQVELHDHRHGCEPAESLGFATLPPMEITVSTPEAMINRVAAAVETVFSRPPSPELLVVLGGEHSISAGVARGLARVVETDGLVCVQVDAHADLRDEFEGSPFNHACAARRISELCPVFQIGIRNISKEEAEFHSTANNIQTFFREQWGPSGVNALRDFVRGKTVYLTIDLDGLDPSIMPAVGTPEPGGLFWDELLEIIRTIGEAAARVPVMDVVELAPIPGMIAPDFLAAKLIYWAAADLLLPGDGTNRGG comes from the coding sequence ATGATTCCCCATGAATTGTGTCAGCCCAATTTGAATTTCCTGGGGTTGCCAGAGGAACTGGCCAACCCGGCGACGGCCAAGGTGTGGATTTTGCCTATCCCGTATGAAGCGACGACGACCTACGGGGCGGGCACCCGCAACGGACCGTTGGCCATCCTCATGGCTTCGCGGCAGGTGGAGCTCCATGACCATCGCCACGGATGCGAGCCTGCCGAAAGTCTGGGATTTGCCACTCTGCCCCCGATGGAGATCACGGTGAGCACTCCCGAAGCCATGATCAATCGGGTGGCCGCCGCCGTGGAAACAGTGTTTTCTCGGCCGCCTTCGCCCGAATTGCTTGTGGTCCTGGGCGGGGAGCACAGTATTTCCGCCGGAGTCGCGCGAGGCCTGGCACGCGTTGTGGAGACAGACGGCCTGGTGTGTGTCCAGGTCGATGCCCACGCCGATCTTCGCGATGAGTTTGAAGGCTCACCGTTTAATCACGCCTGTGCTGCCCGACGCATCAGCGAGCTGTGCCCTGTCTTTCAAATTGGCATCCGCAATATTTCCAAAGAAGAGGCGGAGTTTCACTCAACAGCCAACAACATTCAAACGTTCTTTCGGGAGCAGTGGGGACCATCCGGGGTGAACGCCCTGCGCGACTTTGTGCGCGGCAAGACAGTTTACCTGACCATTGATCTGGATGGACTGGATCCCTCCATCATGCCAGCGGTGGGAACCCCGGAACCGGGCGGGCTGTTCTGGGATGAGCTGCTGGAGATCATTCGCACCATTGGCGAAGCGGCCGCGCGGGTACCGGTGATGGATGTCGTGGAGCTGGCGCCCATTCCCGGGATGATCGCCCCGGACTTTCTCGCGGCAAAGCTGATCTACTGGGCAGCGGCTGATCTTCTGCTCCCCGGGGACGGCACCAACCGCGGTGGGTGA
- a CDS encoding glutaminase family protein, producing MRAGGKKHFVKFGTFGVLVCAAGTFALIAESRCLSANEGPAGRPPAVPLVVHDPYFSIWSFTDHLAEDWPRHWTGRIHALCSLIRVDGKAYRMMGTPQLDIPPLPQKNLTVLPTRTIYEWETPQIGVRLTFLTPVLPHDLNLLSRPVTYLIWEVWARDGSAHEVELYYDNSAELAVNTPDQVVIWERGQAGSLVWMRIGTLEQPVLQKKGDDLRIDWGYAYVAAPQSEDLRTVMTNHESARRVFVETGTVPGRDDPSEPRAAQDRWPVVTCAWRLGSVGAQPQSRHVLLAYDDILSIEYLGQRLRPYWRKYFAHIGEVLIQAAKDLPRLLDACEEFDRNLMKDAEQVGGRGYANLIALAYRHTLGAHKLTLGPQDEPMLFSKECFSNGCIATVDVIYPASPFFMLFNKELLKATLTPVLEYAASPRWKFPFAPHDLGTYPLANGQVYGGGETSEEHQMPVEESANLLILACVVSRLDGNTRYAEKYWPLLQRWAEYLEEKGFDPENQLCTDDFTGPLAHNCNLSVKAILALACYADMCHRAGKTEESTKYRKLAEDFAAKWIRAADDGDHYRLAFDKPGTWSQKYNLVWDKLLNLNVFPGEVRQKEIAFYKTQLQPYGLPLDNRALFTKTDWTVWTATLADSREDFDTLMNPLYRFIDETPDRVPLTDWYWTNNARLRGFRARPVIGGVFIKFLEYPELWTKWSAAAAQ from the coding sequence ATGCGCGCTGGTGGGAAAAAACACTTCGTGAAATTCGGCACCTTTGGGGTCCTGGTCTGTGCGGCAGGGACGTTTGCCCTGATCGCTGAATCGAGATGTCTGTCCGCCAACGAAGGGCCGGCAGGTCGTCCCCCGGCCGTTCCTCTGGTGGTCCATGATCCCTATTTCAGCATCTGGTCGTTTACCGATCACCTGGCCGAGGATTGGCCACGGCACTGGACCGGCCGCATCCATGCCCTGTGCAGCCTTATCCGGGTGGATGGCAAGGCGTATCGGATGATGGGAACACCCCAGTTGGATATTCCCCCGCTGCCCCAGAAAAACCTCACCGTGCTTCCCACGCGGACCATCTACGAGTGGGAAACTCCGCAGATCGGCGTGCGGCTGACTTTTCTCACGCCGGTGCTGCCGCACGACCTCAATCTCCTCTCCCGTCCGGTCACGTATCTCATTTGGGAAGTCTGGGCCCGCGACGGCAGTGCCCACGAAGTCGAGCTTTACTACGACAACTCGGCCGAGCTGGCCGTCAACACGCCCGACCAGGTGGTGATCTGGGAGCGCGGCCAGGCCGGTTCCCTGGTATGGATGCGGATCGGGACACTCGAACAACCCGTGCTGCAGAAAAAAGGTGACGACCTGCGAATCGATTGGGGCTACGCGTACGTGGCGGCTCCGCAGAGTGAAGACCTTCGCACGGTGATGACCAATCATGAATCCGCACGCCGGGTATTCGTGGAAACCGGAACAGTCCCCGGCCGGGATGATCCTTCCGAACCGCGAGCCGCTCAGGATCGCTGGCCGGTGGTGACGTGCGCCTGGCGTCTTGGTTCAGTGGGCGCCCAGCCCCAATCCCGGCATGTTCTGCTGGCCTATGATGACATCCTTTCCATCGAATACCTGGGCCAGCGGCTGCGTCCGTACTGGCGGAAGTACTTCGCGCATATCGGCGAAGTGCTCATTCAGGCAGCAAAAGATTTGCCGCGGCTTCTCGATGCCTGCGAAGAATTCGACCGCAATCTGATGAAAGACGCGGAACAGGTCGGCGGTCGGGGATATGCGAATCTCATCGCGCTGGCGTATCGGCACACCCTGGGCGCCCATAAGCTGACGTTGGGTCCTCAGGATGAACCGATGCTCTTTTCCAAGGAATGCTTCAGCAACGGTTGCATCGCCACCGTGGATGTCATCTATCCCGCCTCTCCGTTTTTCATGCTGTTCAATAAGGAGCTTCTCAAGGCAACCCTCACACCGGTTCTGGAATACGCGGCCAGCCCACGGTGGAAATTCCCATTTGCACCGCACGATCTGGGAACATATCCGCTGGCCAACGGGCAGGTCTATGGGGGAGGTGAAACGAGTGAAGAGCACCAGATGCCCGTGGAGGAATCCGCCAACCTCCTCATCCTTGCGTGTGTTGTTTCCCGCCTGGATGGAAACACCCGCTATGCCGAGAAATACTGGCCCCTCCTCCAGCGCTGGGCGGAATATCTCGAAGAGAAAGGCTTCGATCCCGAAAATCAGCTCTGTACGGACGATTTCACCGGCCCGCTGGCACACAATTGCAACCTTTCCGTCAAGGCCATCCTCGCTTTGGCGTGCTATGCCGACATGTGTCACCGGGCAGGTAAAACCGAGGAATCCACGAAATACCGCAAGCTGGCCGAAGACTTTGCCGCCAAATGGATCCGGGCTGCCGACGACGGTGATCACTACCGTCTGGCGTTTGACAAACCAGGCACCTGGAGCCAGAAGTACAATCTTGTGTGGGATAAACTCCTCAATCTCAACGTCTTTCCCGGGGAAGTCCGCCAAAAAGAGATTGCCTTCTACAAGACGCAGCTCCAGCCCTACGGTTTGCCACTGGACAATCGGGCCCTCTTCACCAAAACGGATTGGACGGTGTGGACGGCAACACTCGCCGATTCGCGCGAGGATTTCGACACCCTCATGAACCCTCTGTACCGTTTTATCGACGAAACGCCGGACCGTGTCCCGCTCACCGACTGGTACTGGACGAATAACGCCCGGCTGCGAGGATTTCGGGCCCGACCGGTGATCGGTGGCGTGTTCATCAAGTTTCTGGAGTACCCGGAGCTGTGGACAAAGTGGAGCGCAGCCGCCGCGCAATAA
- a CDS encoding CheR family methyltransferase — protein MMPNPGHKPPGSGDRAHRPAILSQQKKVANLDEIAPPAPITSPLALPQVTDDELQRYADLVYRKTGIRISPQKKTLLSNRLRRRLRETGISSYSEYYDYLTKLPSRHPEWDAFLQEITTHETYLFRDELQWQWFRKKFLAEVANRQRGPMKTLRIWSAACSTGDEAFTAACCIAAELPDLASWRITILGTDIGLGAVEQARTATFGERAMRLVPDDLKRRFFEKLPNAEVWRAKPILTQMTTFRQHNLMDPLPERPFDLIFLKNVLIYFDVGSKKVVLNNVLKVLQPGGYLVVGAAEGIGDLLSEMTRLQPWLYQKPQESGTRLLAAGSSQSQGSFRAPLDLKR, from the coding sequence ATGATGCCTAATCCCGGTCACAAGCCACCCGGCAGCGGAGACCGCGCTCACCGCCCTGCAATTCTCAGCCAACAGAAGAAGGTTGCCAACTTGGATGAGATTGCGCCTCCTGCCCCAATCACCTCACCGCTGGCACTCCCTCAGGTAACGGATGACGAACTCCAGCGCTATGCCGATCTGGTCTATCGCAAGACGGGAATCCGTATTTCTCCGCAGAAGAAGACTTTGCTTTCCAATCGGCTTCGTCGCCGATTGCGGGAAACGGGCATATCCAGCTATTCCGAGTATTACGACTATCTCACCAAGCTACCCTCTCGCCATCCAGAATGGGACGCCTTCCTTCAGGAAATCACAACCCACGAGACCTACCTCTTCCGCGATGAGCTCCAATGGCAATGGTTCCGTAAAAAATTCTTGGCAGAAGTGGCAAACCGGCAGCGGGGACCGATGAAGACCCTCCGCATCTGGTCGGCTGCCTGTAGCACGGGAGACGAGGCGTTTACCGCTGCCTGCTGTATCGCGGCCGAACTTCCGGACCTTGCCAGTTGGCGGATCACCATTCTGGGAACCGATATTGGACTGGGCGCCGTTGAGCAGGCGCGCACCGCAACCTTCGGCGAACGGGCAATGCGGCTTGTTCCCGACGACTTAAAGCGGCGATTTTTTGAAAAACTACCCAATGCCGAAGTGTGGCGGGCAAAGCCGATCCTCACCCAGATGACCACTTTCCGGCAGCACAATCTCATGGATCCCCTGCCAGAACGCCCCTTTGACCTCATCTTTCTGAAAAATGTCCTCATCTATTTCGACGTGGGGTCAAAGAAAGTGGTCCTGAACAACGTGCTCAAGGTCCTTCAGCCGGGCGGGTATCTCGTGGTAGGAGCCGCCGAGGGAATCGGGGATTTGCTCTCCGAAATGACCCGACTTCAACCGTGGCTTTACCAAAAGCCCCAGGAATCTGGCACGAGGTTGCTGGCCGCTGGCTCCTCCCAGTCACAGGGAAGTTTTCGAGCCCCGCTTGACCTGAAGCGCTGA
- a CDS encoding chemotaxis protein CheW, with protein MATAVQEALVQELAHRGGSATMQLVSFRLGQEEYGVEITKVQEIILMGEITRVPQTPDYIKGLINLRSTVIPIVDLRLRFGLPPQEPTDETRIMVVNVRGKTIGIIVDAVSEVLRISKDQIAPPPPTVAGLGRKYLTGLVKLDKRLLILLDIEKILGDDEEIPEAGM; from the coding sequence ATGGCCACGGCAGTTCAAGAAGCACTCGTGCAGGAGCTTGCCCATCGGGGTGGCAGCGCGACCATGCAGCTGGTGAGTTTCCGCCTGGGTCAGGAGGAATACGGGGTGGAAATCACCAAGGTTCAGGAAATCATCCTGATGGGGGAAATCACCCGTGTTCCCCAAACTCCGGATTATATCAAGGGATTGATCAACCTCCGAAGCACGGTGATTCCGATTGTGGATCTCCGGCTGCGGTTTGGTCTGCCTCCGCAGGAACCCACCGACGAAACACGGATCATGGTGGTGAATGTGCGGGGAAAGACCATCGGCATCATTGTCGATGCGGTGAGTGAGGTTCTGCGGATCAGCAAGGACCAGATCGCCCCTCCCCCACCCACGGTGGCCGGTTTGGGACGCAAATACCTCACCGGCCTGGTCAAGCTGGACAAGCGTCTCCTCATTCTCCTGGACATCGAAAAGATTCTGGGAGACGACGAAGAGATTCCAGAAGCAGGCATGTGA
- the truD gene encoding tRNA pseudouridine(13) synthase TruD: MKLKQQPEDFVVEEVTQFPLDGGPFATYVLTKRSLGTPEALDKVRKQWKIPLHAVSYGGLKDRHAVTTQWVTIRGGPPRDLQLNGVRLEYRGQASRAFTSDDILANRFRIVLRDLAPQELQAAIAALDEVKQWGLPNYFDKQRFGSVGWSGDFVARAWCLGDYERALWLALADPHDSDRAADKKEKQFLREHWGDWAECKKVVRNRFRRAVVAQLADQPGQYRRAMAAVRRDQRALYLAALQSYLWNAMASEWIRQRVPPEDCFEVVIARWTFTFYRRLNAQLLNEFRETQLPLPSARCGVKTGPVRELMERAAAELGLEVRQLRIKYPRDSFFSKGDRPLVFFPRELAHQTGDDELNPGKQQLTLSFELPRGSYATILVKRITEDRSSEEGSGLEE; encoded by the coding sequence ATGAAGTTAAAACAACAACCGGAAGATTTTGTGGTGGAAGAGGTGACACAGTTCCCTCTGGACGGTGGCCCCTTCGCCACATACGTTCTGACCAAAAGGTCCCTCGGCACGCCGGAAGCCCTGGATAAGGTCCGCAAGCAGTGGAAAATCCCTCTTCACGCAGTGTCCTACGGAGGTCTTAAGGACCGCCATGCGGTGACAACCCAATGGGTGACCATTCGTGGCGGCCCGCCGCGGGATCTCCAGCTCAACGGCGTGCGCCTGGAATACCGGGGCCAGGCTTCCCGGGCGTTCACCTCCGACGATATTCTCGCCAACAGATTCCGCATCGTCCTGCGAGACCTTGCTCCGCAAGAACTTCAGGCAGCCATCGCGGCCCTCGATGAGGTGAAGCAGTGGGGCTTGCCCAACTATTTCGACAAACAACGGTTCGGGTCGGTGGGTTGGTCCGGAGACTTCGTTGCCCGAGCCTGGTGCCTGGGAGACTACGAACGGGCCTTGTGGCTTGCCCTGGCCGATCCTCACGATTCGGATCGGGCGGCGGATAAAAAGGAAAAGCAGTTTTTGCGGGAGCACTGGGGCGATTGGGCGGAATGTAAAAAAGTTGTCCGAAATCGCTTCCGCCGGGCGGTCGTCGCGCAACTGGCGGACCAGCCGGGCCAGTACCGTCGCGCTATGGCCGCGGTGCGACGTGATCAGCGGGCTCTGTACCTGGCGGCGCTTCAGAGCTATCTGTGGAATGCCATGGCTTCGGAGTGGATCCGACAGCGAGTTCCTCCCGAGGATTGCTTCGAAGTGGTCATCGCGCGCTGGACGTTCACCTTTTACCGGCGTCTTAACGCCCAATTGCTCAACGAATTTCGAGAGACTCAGTTGCCGCTTCCCTCGGCCCGATGTGGGGTGAAAACCGGTCCGGTGCGAGAGCTTATGGAGCGGGCTGCCGCCGAGCTGGGACTGGAAGTCCGTCAGCTCCGGATCAAATATCCCCGCGATAGCTTTTTTTCCAAGGGTGATCGACCTCTCGTGTTCTTTCCCAGGGAACTTGCCCATCAGACAGGGGACGATGAACTGAACCCTGGAAAGCAGCAGCTCACGTTGAGCTTCGAGCTGCCACGGGGCTCGTACGCCACCATCCTGGTCAAACGGATCACTGAGGATCGTTCGTCGGAGGAGGGATCAGGTCTCGAGGAATAG
- the recA gene encoding recombinase RecA: MAKKAGSKSDEQEVRKEKEATASVLEKNPALKSAVQQIEKQFGEGAIMPLGASKTEAIEGIPTGSLSLDLALGGQGIPRGRIIEIFGPESSGKTTLALHVIAQAQKRGGIAAFIDAEHALDPAWAKRLGVDLENLLVSQPSSGEEAMHIAEMLIRSNAVDVIVIDSVAALVPQKELEGEIGDSHVGLQARLMSQSLRKLTGAIAKAKTAVIFINQIREKIGVMFGSPETTPGGRALKFYASCRIDVRRVGQIRDGEQVIGQRVKARVVKNKVAPPFRVAEFDMLHDSGISYEGDVLDLAIERKLIVRSGAWFRYGDLQLGQGRERCREYLKEHPELVEELRQKILAMPIDLHTEVE; encoded by the coding sequence ATGGCGAAAAAAGCAGGGAGCAAAAGTGACGAGCAGGAAGTCCGCAAGGAAAAAGAGGCGACCGCCTCGGTGCTGGAGAAAAATCCCGCTCTGAAGAGTGCCGTCCAGCAGATAGAGAAGCAGTTTGGGGAAGGGGCCATCATGCCCCTGGGGGCGAGCAAAACAGAGGCGATCGAGGGCATCCCCACAGGCAGTCTGTCGCTGGATCTGGCACTTGGTGGCCAGGGAATTCCTCGTGGTCGAATTATCGAGATCTTCGGTCCGGAATCGAGTGGGAAAACGACGCTGGCCCTGCATGTCATTGCCCAGGCGCAGAAGCGGGGGGGAATTGCTGCGTTTATCGATGCCGAGCACGCCCTCGATCCCGCATGGGCGAAGCGGCTGGGCGTCGATCTGGAGAATCTGCTCGTCAGTCAGCCCTCCAGTGGCGAAGAGGCGATGCATATCGCGGAGATGCTCATCCGCTCCAATGCGGTGGATGTGATCGTCATCGACTCGGTGGCCGCCCTGGTTCCCCAGAAAGAGCTGGAAGGTGAAATCGGCGATTCGCACGTGGGCCTGCAGGCCCGGCTTATGAGCCAGTCGCTGCGAAAACTGACCGGTGCGATCGCCAAGGCCAAGACGGCCGTCATTTTCATCAACCAGATTCGCGAGAAGATCGGCGTGATGTTCGGTTCACCGGAGACCACACCGGGGGGTCGCGCCCTCAAGTTTTACGCCTCCTGCCGGATCGATGTCCGCCGGGTGGGGCAGATCCGCGACGGCGAGCAGGTCATCGGTCAGCGGGTGAAAGCCCGAGTGGTCAAGAACAAGGTCGCCCCGCCGTTCCGCGTGGCCGAGTTCGACATGCTCCACGACAGCGGCATCAGTTACGAAGGGGACGTCCTCGACCTGGCGATCGAGCGCAAGCTCATCGTGCGGAGCGGGGCCTGGTTCCGCTACGGCGATCTTCAATTGGGCCAGGGACGCGAACGCTGCCGGGAGTATCTCAAAGAACATCCCGAGCTGGTGGAAGAGTTGCGTCAGAAAATTCTCGCCATGCCGATCGATCTCCACACCGAGGTGGAGTAA
- a CDS encoding DUF1559 domain-containing protein, producing the protein MGQIKNGQRRHKTREFIAVNRDFVTGFTLVELLVVIAIIGILIALLLPAVQAAREAARRSQCTNNLKQLGLGLHNYHDVNGTLVYRSGGTNSTYGNLPWGWAANWQQRSGFVSLLPYIEQKAMYDQIRAGDPTGATNGGQPVAPEGGWPHWGWSVWNNSPDVLLCPSNDGIPDKNGRHTAYAFCVGDQVENANDSTDVRGLFCRNTTYRFSDIIDGTSNTIALSEQIVQDRGGVGDMGSDYTTQRNGEVEHVKAITTAVGGLAASPINCRATTDGKYYLAGRPVNSRRGVKWTFGPSIYVGFNTVLPPNSPSCAETQNSWGWDNNVVLPPSSRHPGGVNCLFADGSVRFISETIDTGNLAAYQPMRGQSVYGVWGALGSRAGGESVSSGF; encoded by the coding sequence ATGGGTCAAATTAAAAACGGACAGCGCCGCCACAAAACACGGGAGTTCATCGCCGTTAACCGCGATTTTGTAACCGGTTTCACGCTGGTAGAACTGTTAGTTGTTATTGCGATAATCGGCATTTTGATCGCATTACTTCTGCCCGCCGTGCAGGCAGCGCGGGAGGCCGCCAGACGTAGCCAATGCACAAACAATTTGAAGCAACTTGGACTGGGCCTCCACAATTATCACGACGTGAACGGAACGTTAGTCTACCGGTCGGGAGGGACGAACTCGACGTACGGTAACCTTCCTTGGGGTTGGGCTGCAAACTGGCAGCAACGGTCTGGGTTTGTCTCCCTGCTTCCTTATATCGAGCAAAAGGCGATGTACGATCAGATTCGCGCTGGAGACCCAACCGGGGCGACGAACGGAGGGCAACCTGTGGCCCCTGAAGGAGGTTGGCCACACTGGGGTTGGAGTGTGTGGAATAACTCACCTGATGTTTTGCTTTGCCCATCTAACGATGGTATTCCCGATAAGAATGGCCGGCATACGGCTTACGCTTTTTGCGTAGGGGACCAAGTAGAAAACGCAAACGATTCCACGGACGTTCGCGGACTATTCTGCAGAAACACGACCTATCGCTTTTCCGACATCATCGATGGAACAAGTAACACGATCGCGTTGAGCGAACAAATCGTGCAGGATAGAGGTGGTGTGGGTGATATGGGATCTGATTACACCACGCAGCGCAATGGTGAAGTTGAGCATGTTAAGGCAATCACAACAGCGGTCGGGGGACTGGCAGCATCACCTATCAACTGCCGCGCGACAACCGACGGCAAATACTATCTGGCAGGACGGCCAGTCAACAGCCGCCGCGGAGTTAAATGGACATTTGGTCCGTCTATTTATGTGGGCTTTAACACTGTACTGCCTCCTAACAGTCCCAGTTGTGCTGAAACTCAAAATAGCTGGGGCTGGGATAACAATGTCGTGCTACCCCCGAGTAGCCGGCATCCCGGGGGTGTGAATTGTTTGTTTGCGGATGGATCTGTGAGGTTCATTTCGGAGACGATCGATACCGGTAATTTGGCGGCATACCAACCGATGCGAGGGCAGAGCGTCTACGGTGTCTGGGGAGCACTTGGATCTCGCGCAGGTGGTGAAAGTGTTTCTTCGGGCTTTTAA